In Centropristis striata isolate RG_2023a ecotype Rhode Island chromosome 5, C.striata_1.0, whole genome shotgun sequence, a single genomic region encodes these proteins:
- the trim33 gene encoding E3 ubiquitin-protein ligase TRIM33 isoform X4, translated as MADNKGEEDMESSANSNSVPSAQDNEQPETKEEIAVIVIEANTKGVEETESHDNANEAPTPTSEGGDVSNGGAAGAGGEANGSASNAVSPAGTSSTNAEPAAAETPATGDVPAGGLTTEMSPPPTAPAATPAPAPINFLDTCAVCKQSLQSRDCEPKLLPCLHSFCLKCIPQPDRQISMQVPGPHGQTDTHIVNVMRCSVCHQDYKQSDIIDNYFVKDTTEATSTADEKAAQVCTSCEDNAGTIGFCVECGEWLCKTCVEAHQRVKITKDHKIHTKEDAGAASESVGTSGQRPVFCPIHKQEPLKLFCETCDTLTCRDCQLLEHKEHRYQFLEEAFQNQKGIIESSVAKLQEKKNYVHYSVSQVQTRLKELNETHRKVEHEIKIAVFTLINEINKKGKSLLQQLESVTKERSMRLVAQHKDTTQLAQQIHHVLNFCQWAITTGSSTALLYSKRLILFQLRQLFKARLEPAPQANGVVRFFCDPTFWAKNVVNLGNLVIEKPPPSAQPPGVLVGGPPVSPGQGHHGKHPGQINLAQLRLQHMQQAAYAQQKQQQQQHQQQHQQQIQQQMRIASQMSQQHARQAGPPMGQQQPPRLISMQQLPRGPGGMNGGPGPPMYPASHHMRLPGPPQGRMPTAQPRHNGQQYPAMMQPQLQRQHSNPGHAGPFPVASLHNANPTSPTSASMAGAHAHRGPASPIIGPIELIPSVTNPENLPCLPEIPPIQLEDAGSSNLGHLLSRYITASTQHHLGSVDMNPSPGLSTHSPGSSGLSNAHTPARPSSTSSTGSRGSCSSAGRAGPGGGAAVEQVRVKQEPGTEDSYSCPASSLKTERGTDAGRSACMMSSPENSPHPVLGVVSAGQDALKALGERIKTEPQSETPCSGLNGSSATSSSSVTTMTSSTSLSSKDGSGSSAGAPLTNGNLDKGTGTSAGTGNSGGKEDDPNEDWCAVCINGGDLLCCDRCPRVFHMKCHVPTIKIFPTGDFLCTFCRSVTAPEIEYCDDSKKIKGEQGLSPEDQRKCERLLLHIFCHELSVGFREPVPSSVPNYYKIIKQPMDLKKVKKKLQLRSSQHYQSIQELVSDIRLVFKNCANYNEAGSEMAISGKAVSLCFEEKLQEIFPGQSFPETPETAETPEAKEKEKEADDTDDSDEDFVQPRRKRLKTDEKVVHIK; from the exons GAAAGAGGAAATTGCGGTAATAGTTATAGAAGCGAATACAAAGGGCGTTGAAGAAACAGAGTCCCATGATAACGCTAACGAGGCACCTACACCCACCAGCGAAGGTGGAGACGTTAGCAACGGCGGGGCTGCTGGAGCGGGAGGGGAAGCCAATGGTAGCGCTAGCAACGCCGTCAGCCCGGCTGGGACCAGCAGCACCAATGCAGAGCCAGCGGCGGCTGAAACACCAGCCACCGGAGATGTTCCCGCTGGCGGGCTAACCACTGAAATGTCCCCTCCTCCTACGGCTCCAGCCGCAACGCCGGCACCCGCTCCTATTAATTTTTTGGATACGTGCGCAGTATGTAAACAAAGTCTTCAGAGCCGAGACTGTGAACCAAAACTCCTGCCTTGCCTGCATTCTTTCTGCCTAAAATGTATCCCACAACCAGATAGACAGATAAGCATGCAGGTGCCTGGACCGCACGGCCAGACGGACACACACATAG tAAATGTTATGCGCTGCTCCGTGTGCCACCAAGACTACAAACAGAGTGACATCATTGACAACTATTTTGTCAAAGATACCACAGAGGCCACCAGCACGGCGGATGAAAAGGCAGCACAG GTGTGCACAAGCTGCGAGGACAACGCAGGAACCATAGGCTTTTGTGTGGAGTGTGGAGAATGGCTATGTAAGACTTGCGTGGAGGCCCACCAGAGGGTCAAAATTACAAAGGACCACAAGATCCACACAAAGGAGGATGCTGGCGCTGCCTCCG AGTCTGTCGGTACGTCAGGACAGAGGCCCGTTTTCTGTCCGATCCACAAGCAGGAGCCCCTAAAGCTTTTCTGTGAGACCTGTGACACTTTGACCTGTAGGGATTGTCAGCTGCTGGAGCACAAGGAACACAG GTACCAGTTCTTAGAGGAAGCTTTTCAGAACCAGAAAGGCATCATTGAGAGCAGCGTGGCCAAACTCCAGGAAAAGAAGAATTATGTCCATTACTCTGTCTCTCAGGTGCAAACCAG gTTAAAAGAGCTGAATGAGACACACAGGAAGGTGGAGCATGAGATCAAAATTGCAGTATTTACTCTTATTAATGAGATCAACAAGAAGGGCAAGTCCTTGCTGCAGCAGTTGGAG AGTGTGACCAAAGAGCGCAGTATGAGGCTTGTGGCTCAGCATAAGGATACCACTCAGTTGGCTCAACAGATCCACCATGTGCTCAACTTTTGCCAGTGGGCCATCACTACTGGCAGCAGCACTGCGCTGCTCTACAGCAAAAGGCTG ATCCTGTTCCAGCTTCGCCAGCTCTTCAAGGCAAGACTGGAGCCAGCGCCCCAGGCCAATGGAGTCGTGCGCTTCTTCTGTGATCCAACCTTTTGGGCCAAAAATGTGGTCAATCTAG GTAATTTGGTAATCGAGAAGCCACCTCCATCTGCACAACCGCCCGGTGTGTTGGTAGGAGGGCCCCCTGTTTCTCCGGGCCAGGGTCACCATGGTAAACACCCAGGACAGATCAACCTGGCCCAGCTCCGGTTGCAGCACATGCAGCAGGCGGCCTATGcacagcagaagcagcagcagcaacagcaccagcagcagcaccagcagcagatCCAGCAGCAGATGCGCATCGCCTCCCAAATGTCCCAGCAGCACGCCAGACAGGCAGGTCCACCCATGGGTCAGCAGCAG CCTCCAAGGCTCATCAGTATGCAGCAGCTACCGAGAGGGCCTGGGGGCATGAATGGGGGGCCAGGTCCCCCCATGTACCCTGCTTCCCATCACATGCGTCTCCCGGGGCCACCGCAGGGACGAATGCCCACGGCTCAACCGAGACATAATGGACAGCAGTATCCCGCCATGATGCAGCCTCAGCTACAGAGACAG CATTCCAACCCAGGGCATGCAGGCCCTTTCCCGGTGGCATCCCTACATAATGCCAACCCCACAAGTCCCACCAGTGCCAGTATGGCAGGTGCCCATGCTCACCGTGGGCCCGCTAGCCCAATCATAGGTCCCATCGAGCTCATCCCCTCCGTCACTAATCCAGAAAACCTGCCCTGTCTACCTGAGATCCCGCCCATTCAG CTGGAGGATGCAGGTTCCAGCAACCTTGGACACCTCCTGTCTCGCTACATCACGGCCAGCACGCAGCATCACCTCGGCTCAGTGGACATGAATCCCTCACCTGGACTGTCCACACACTCTCCTGGATCATCAG GTCTGTCGAATGCCCACACACCAGCACGTCCTTCTAGCACGTCAAGCACAGGCAGTAGAGGCAG ctgTAGCTCCGCAGGGAGGGCAGGGCCAGGAGGTGGAGCTGCAGTGGAGCAGGTGAGGGTGAAGCAGGAGCCAGGTACGGAGGACAGCTACAGCTGTCCAGCTTCTTCTCTAAAGACAGAACGGGGCACAGATGCTGGGAGGAGTGCCTGCATG ATGAGCAGTCCAGAGAACAGCCCCCATCCTGTATTGGGAGTTGTATCGGCTGGCCAAGATGCTCTCAAAGCTTTAGGGGAGCGCATCAAAACTGAACCCCAATCCGAAACACCTTGTTCTGGACTAAATGGCTCCAGTGCCACCTCGTCTTCTTCCGTTACCACAATGACCTCATCTACCTCGTTATCCTCCAAGGACGGCAGTGGCAGCTCGGCAGGCGCTCCACTCACTAACGGAAACTTGGACAAGGGTACAGGGACGTCGGCTGGAACAGGCAACTCCGGTGGGAAAGAAGATGACCCCAATGAAGACTGGTGTGCTGTTTGTATCAACGGCGGTGACCTGCTGTGCTGTGACCGCTGCCCCAGAGTATTCCATATGAAATGCCACGTACCCACCATAAAAATCTTCCCAAC GGGGGattttctctgcacattttgccGGAGTGTAACCGCCCCCGAGATAGAGTACTGTGACGACAGCAAGAAAATCAAAGGAGAGCAAGGCCTGAGTCCTGAGGACCAAAGG aaATGTGAACGCCTCCTGCTGCACATCTTCTGTCATGAGCTCAGCGTGGGCTTCAGAGAACCTGTTCCTAGCTCT GTGCCGAATTACTACAAGATCATCAAGCAGCCAATGGACCtgaagaaggtgaagaagaagcTGCAGTTACGGAGCTCCCAGCACTACCAGTCCATCCAGGAGTTGGTGTCGGATATCCGCCTGGTCTTCAAAAACTGTGCAAATTACAATGAG